A region of Channa argus isolate prfri chromosome 8, Channa argus male v1.0, whole genome shotgun sequence DNA encodes the following proteins:
- the sass6 gene encoding spindle assembly abnormal protein 6 homolog, with protein MEELFSKVLQVNVRCRDCEERKANIRVTIDLQLTTSPVHKRDLLVRLTDDTDPYFLFSLCISEEDFQSLKVQQGLLIDFASFPQKFIDLLNLCYSEQESDHPRFLLQLSCQSPVLEGPANFSVVETNAFKHLNHLSLRLAQGSDKEVKDYLAVCLSSLKGEKQALEMKLKKTEDDLTRQLNYAQQTLSEKTKELDKLRSEWTSQSSSLSSRHSQELQSEREKALELQNRLQQQTEQLRQELEGAHKQSSQQLQSRLTELEASCRELTERKYKNESVIRDLRIKLVGAEEECQRSKQQVLSLRRENSTLDTEVHEKERLMSQLQMRVAVLEQEIKDKDQLMRRTKEVLEATQQQKESVEENAESKELQIRKLEATVKSLSEELIKANGIIKKLQGEVRGLVAKIKVKNSVTVSQEKVLQETSEKLQNVEKDLQSTQQQLNTRDEQVSKLKEQLESTVQKLNESREVLKTNENVISWLNKQLNEKQLFRKPQSPEPLENPSILSTATALRAQFNPQKGKPAVTLEMAPDITPAQQRAVQPISRQIGDSAGLDSKYFGRRDDSIPIYGLSSNLLHREFPQRTKPSVASAYFSA; from the exons ATGGAGGAGCTCTTTAGCAAAGTGCTGCAGGTGAACGTGAGGTGCAGGGACTGTGAGGAAAG GAAAGCAAATATCCGTGTCACAATTGACCTTCAGTTGACAACAAGTCCAGTACACAAAAGG GATCTTCTAGTAAGACTAACCGATGACACAGATCCATATTTTCTCTTCAGCCTTTGTATATCAGAAGAAGATTTCCAAAG TTTGAAAGTCCAACAGGGGCTTTTGATAGACTTTGCATCATTTCCTCAGAAGTTTATTGACCTGCTTAATCTATGCTATTCTGAACAAGAGTCAGACCATCCAAG GTTTCTTCTGCAATTGTCATGTCAGTCTCCAGTGCTTGAAGGTCCTGCTAACTTTAGTGTTGTAGAGACAAATGCATTCAAACACCTGAATCACTTGTCTTTACGGCTTGCTCAAGGCTCCGATAAAGAAGTTAAAGACTATCTGGCAGTGTGTCTCTCATCTCTGAAG GGAGAGAAGCAAGCTCTGGAGATGAAGCTTAAGAAGACTGAAGATGATCTGACACGGCAGTTAAACTATGCTCAACAG acCCTGTCTGAAAAGACTAAAGAGCTGGACAAACTCCGCTCAGAGTGGACAAGTCAGAGCAGCTCTCTGTCCAGCCGTCATTCTCAGGAGTTACAGTCAGAGCGAGAGAAGGCCTTAGAG TTACAGAACAGGCTTCAACAGCAGACTGAGCAGCTTCGCCAGGAGCTGGAGGGTGCTCATAAGCAGAGCAGCCAGCAGCTTCAAAGCAGACTGACAGAGCTGGAGGCCTCCTGCAGAGAGCTGACAGAGAGGAAATACAAGAACGAGTCTGTCATTAGAGACCTAAGGATTAAGCTAGTGGGTGCAGAAGAG gaGTGCCAGCGTTCAAAGCAGCAGGTCCTGTCTCTAAGAAGGGAGAACAGCACATTGGACACAGAGGTCCATGAGAAGGAGCGTTTGATGAGCCAGCTGCAGATGAGAGTGGCTGTTTTAGAACAGGAGATAAAAGATAAGGATCAGCTAATGCGTCGCACTAAGGAGGTGCTGGAAGCCACTCAGCAGCAGAAG gaaTCGGTGGAAGAAAATGCTGAAAGTAAAGAACTTCAGATCAGGAAACTTGAAGCAACAGTAAAATCACTATCTGAGGAGCTAATAAAG gcTAATGGTATCATTAAGAAGCTGCAAGGTGAGGTCCGAGGCCtagttgcaaaaataaaagttaaaaactcagttactgtgtcacagGAGAAGGTCCTCCAGGAAACATCAGAAAAACTTCAGAATGTTGAAAAGGATCTACAGAGTACTCAGCAGCAGCTTAACACCAGGGATGAGCAG gtTTCAAAACTGAAGGAGCAGTTGGAGTCAACGGTACAGAAGCTGAATGAAAGCAGAgaagtgttaaaaacaaatgagaatg TTATAAGTTGGCTCAACAAACagttaaatgaaaagcagcTGTTCAGAAAGCCCCAGTCTCCTGAGCCTTTGGAGAATCCCTCAATTTTATCCACAGCTACAGCACTGAGG GCACAGTTTAATCCTCAGAAAGGCAAACCAGCAGTAACACTGGAGATGGCACCTGATATTACTCCTGCTCAGCAGCGAGCAGTGCAGCCAATCAGCAGACAGAT TGGAGACTCTGCAGGTCTGGATTCCAAGTATTTTGGAAGAAGAGATGATAGCATTCCAATCTACGGTCTTTCATCTAATCTGCTTCACAGAG agttcCCTCAGCGGACAAAACCTTCAGTAGCATCTGCCTACTTCTCTGCATGA